A genome region from Christensenella minuta includes the following:
- a CDS encoding sugar ABC transporter ATP-binding protein: MQDEYILKATDIIKSFAGVKALRGVNLEIKKGEIHCLAGENGCGKSTLIKIISGVYSLDSGKVEFNGVDQTHQLSPINAIMNGIQVIYQDFSIFPNLSVMENLAYNSELMQKRKFVNWKRFRAIAEEAVSKINFNVDLEAKVGTLPVADKQLVAISRALINNAKLIIMDEPTTALTKKEVEALFKIIKDLQSQGIAILFVSHKLDEVFEISERFTILRNGQNVKDGDTSELDSDKFTYYMTGRHFENKHFTAEIKDEKPVLEVRDLSCEGDYEDVTFDLRKGEILGITGLLGSGRTELALSLFGLKKPTAGKIFMNGKEIKLTSVGEAMKNKIGYVPEDRLTEGLFLDQSIGRNIVISELKDLSSKIGMIDQEKRQSEVEKWVEELKIKVADPDLAASTLSGGNQQRIVLAKWLATNPEVLILNGPTVGVDIGSKHDMHAILHELAKSGLGIIIISDDLPEVITNCSRVLIMRGGRITGEVDPLQVTEADLTKQVTDVAVNG, encoded by the coding sequence ATGCAGGACGAATATATTTTAAAAGCCACGGATATCATTAAGTCGTTTGCGGGTGTAAAGGCGCTTAGGGGCGTCAACCTCGAAATAAAAAAGGGTGAGATACATTGCCTCGCAGGAGAAAATGGCTGCGGCAAATCGACGTTGATCAAAATTATCTCCGGCGTTTACAGCCTTGACAGCGGCAAAGTGGAATTTAATGGGGTCGACCAGACCCATCAGCTTTCTCCCATCAACGCGATTATGAATGGGATTCAGGTTATTTATCAGGACTTTTCGATTTTCCCCAATTTATCGGTGATGGAGAATCTGGCTTACAACAGCGAACTTATGCAGAAGCGGAAATTTGTAAATTGGAAACGCTTCCGCGCGATCGCCGAGGAGGCGGTCAGCAAAATTAACTTTAACGTAGACCTTGAAGCCAAGGTTGGGACTCTGCCGGTTGCGGATAAACAGCTCGTGGCGATTTCCCGCGCACTCATCAATAATGCAAAGCTTATCATCATGGATGAACCTACTACGGCCCTTACAAAAAAGGAAGTAGAGGCACTTTTCAAAATCATCAAGGATTTGCAGAGTCAGGGAATCGCGATTCTCTTCGTCAGCCACAAGCTCGACGAGGTATTTGAAATCTCAGAGCGTTTTACTATCTTGCGGAACGGACAGAATGTCAAAGACGGCGACACCTCGGAGCTCGACAGCGATAAATTTACTTATTATATGACGGGGCGTCATTTCGAGAACAAGCATTTTACAGCGGAGATCAAGGATGAGAAGCCCGTGCTTGAAGTCAGGGACCTCTCATGCGAAGGCGACTATGAAGACGTTACGTTCGACCTGCGCAAAGGCGAGATTCTTGGGATCACTGGGTTGCTCGGTTCCGGACGTACGGAGCTTGCGCTTTCCCTGTTCGGCCTGAAAAAGCCGACGGCGGGAAAGATTTTTATGAATGGAAAAGAAATTAAGCTTACTTCGGTTGGGGAAGCAATGAAAAACAAGATTGGATATGTGCCGGAAGACCGCCTTACGGAAGGACTGTTCCTTGACCAGTCTATCGGCCGTAATATAGTAATATCCGAACTCAAGGACCTTTCCTCGAAGATTGGCATGATCGACCAGGAGAAACGGCAGAGCGAAGTGGAAAAGTGGGTCGAGGAGCTTAAGATCAAGGTGGCGGATCCGGACCTTGCCGCCTCTACGCTTTCGGGCGGAAACCAGCAGCGTATTGTGCTTGCGAAGTGGCTGGCGACGAATCCGGAAGTATTGATCCTCAACGGGCCGACAGTGGGCGTTGATATCGGCTCTAAGCATGATATGCATGCGATCCTGCACGAACTTGCAAAGAGCGGCCTTGGGATTATCATCATATCGGACGACCTCCCCGAGGTAATCACGAATTGCAGCCGGGTACTGATTATGCGCGGCGGCAGGATAACAGGAGAAGTCGACCCGCTCCAGGTCACGGAAGCCGACCTCACAAAACAGGTCACGGACGTTGCCGTGAACGGCTGA
- a CDS encoding autoinducer 2 ABC transporter substrate-binding protein, which produces MKKILAILLVVVMSAALFTACSGGTEPSTTASAETSTEASTEAGTESSASSDADGGAAKGDGNYTIAVVPKDSTNPWFVRMEEGVAKYQEENPGMTVFQKGPAETDAAQQIQVVEDLIAQGVDALCVVPHDPGAMEDVLKKARDQGIVVVTHEASSMENCDYDLEAFNYDEYGAYIMNTLAEAMGGEGKYICMVGSLTNDSHNMEADGAIAAQEKDYPNMELIDERIVTDDNAETAYQKAKEVLKKYPDIKGFVGTSSFDAPGAGRAIEEAGLIGKVFAVGTGMPQTNKELLDSGAVSALTLWDPADAGYAMCKLATLILNGEEVGAGTDLGLDGYDNLTLDGHVLTGSAYITLTKENVDEYNF; this is translated from the coding sequence ATGAAGAAGATTTTGGCAATTCTATTGGTAGTAGTGATGTCCGCCGCATTGTTTACGGCATGCAGTGGCGGAACAGAGCCAAGCACAACCGCAAGCGCGGAAACTTCCACAGAAGCATCGACTGAGGCCGGGACGGAATCATCGGCATCCAGCGACGCTGACGGCGGCGCGGCGAAAGGCGACGGGAACTATACGATCGCTGTTGTTCCGAAGGACAGTACGAACCCGTGGTTTGTCCGCATGGAGGAAGGCGTAGCGAAGTATCAGGAAGAAAATCCCGGTATGACCGTATTCCAGAAGGGACCGGCTGAAACAGACGCGGCGCAGCAGATTCAGGTTGTAGAAGACCTGATTGCTCAGGGCGTTGACGCACTGTGCGTTGTTCCTCACGACCCGGGCGCAATGGAAGACGTTCTGAAGAAAGCGCGCGACCAGGGAATCGTTGTTGTTACGCATGAAGCTTCATCTATGGAAAACTGCGATTATGACCTCGAAGCGTTCAATTATGACGAGTACGGCGCATACATCATGAACACACTCGCAGAAGCAATGGGCGGCGAAGGCAAATATATCTGCATGGTCGGCTCCCTTACGAACGACTCCCACAACATGGAAGCGGACGGCGCAATCGCAGCGCAGGAAAAAGATTATCCGAACATGGAATTGATCGACGAGCGCATCGTTACGGATGACAATGCTGAGACTGCTTACCAGAAGGCAAAAGAAGTTCTCAAAAAGTATCCTGACATCAAAGGATTCGTAGGAACCTCCTCCTTCGATGCTCCCGGCGCAGGCCGTGCAATCGAAGAGGCGGGCCTTATCGGCAAGGTGTTTGCAGTTGGTACAGGCATGCCGCAGACAAATAAAGAACTGCTTGACAGCGGTGCGGTTTCCGCCCTTACCCTGTGGGATCCGGCAGACGCGGGTTATGCAATGTGCAAACTGGCCACGCTGATTCTGAACGGTGAAGAAGTTGGCGCAGGAACGGATCTCGGCCTTGACGGTTATGATAACCTCACGCTCGACGGGCACGTTCTGACGGGCAGCGCGTACATTACGCTCACAAAAGAAAACGTGGACGAATATAATTTCTAA
- a CDS encoding BtpA/SgcQ family protein — MGQDLKSIFTHQKPIIGMVHLRPLPGSPMYDKKNMCMERIIDTAVKEAQLLEEGGVDGLQIENIWDYPYVKGEDIGDETVAAMTAAAVNVKQNVKIPIGVNCHLNGAEQALAIAVAVGARWIRVFEWVNAYVSHAGILEGVGGKLSRYRTALGARDDVLFLCDVNVKHGSHFIISDRTLAEQANDAVTEGAEALIVTGFETGIAPTPEKVREFSEHVDVPVFLGSGTTSENVQELLKYSDGAIVGSYFKEDNSWKKPVSLERTRRFMDEVWSIRNGKG; from the coding sequence ATGGGCCAAGACCTGAAATCGATTTTTACTCATCAAAAGCCGATCATCGGCATGGTACATTTGCGGCCGCTTCCCGGTTCGCCGATGTATGATAAAAAAAATATGTGTATGGAGCGGATTATAGATACCGCGGTCAAGGAAGCACAGCTCCTGGAAGAAGGCGGTGTGGACGGGCTGCAGATCGAAAACATCTGGGATTATCCTTACGTAAAAGGAGAAGATATCGGCGACGAAACAGTTGCCGCGATGACGGCGGCAGCGGTAAATGTGAAGCAGAATGTTAAGATCCCAATTGGTGTAAACTGCCATCTCAACGGCGCGGAACAGGCGCTCGCAATAGCGGTTGCGGTAGGCGCGCGGTGGATTCGCGTGTTTGAGTGGGTAAATGCCTATGTTTCTCATGCCGGCATCCTCGAAGGGGTGGGCGGCAAGCTCTCGAGATACCGCACTGCATTAGGCGCGCGTGACGACGTGTTGTTCCTATGCGACGTGAACGTAAAGCACGGAAGCCACTTTATCATTTCCGACAGGACGCTTGCGGAGCAGGCAAACGATGCGGTCACGGAGGGAGCGGAGGCGCTTATTGTTACGGGCTTTGAAACGGGGATCGCCCCTACGCCTGAAAAGGTGCGCGAGTTTTCGGAGCATGTGGATGTTCCGGTGTTCCTTGGCAGCGGTACAACGAGCGAAAATGTGCAAGAATTGCTGAAGTATTCCGACGGTGCGATCGTGGGGAGCTATTTCAAGGAAGACAATAGCTGGAAAAAGCCTGTGAGCCTCGAACGTACCCGGAGGTTTATGGACGAGGTATGGAGTATTCGCAATGGAAAAGGATAA
- a CDS encoding ABC transporter permease, with translation MNKIKKLTHQTEFYIFLVIIVLALIIQARSNQFFTGNNLVDLANALIVPALFSIGTFMIIVSGGIDVSFPALAALASYIVTVVLNGMNYTGPIIVPFLFAGAIGLACGAFNGLFIAKMRLPALIATLGTQSVFRGILQGALNAQQINTLPPSMKEFGQSSLFVSQNADGVTSMMPTAFLALVVVVVIAFIILRYTMLGRGIYAIGGDESSANRAGFKVVKTKFFVYCFAGVVAGITGIIRACMMNMVHPTNMFGMEMTVIAAIVLGGTSITGGTGTLTGTILGIFLLTMVQNSLIMLGVPAYWQDFMTGLLIIIGTAVSSVQILRSQKQRKPSLSKAGS, from the coding sequence ATGAATAAAATAAAAAAACTGACTCATCAGACAGAATTTTATATTTTCCTTGTAATCATCGTCCTGGCGCTGATTATACAGGCGCGCAGCAACCAGTTCTTTACGGGGAACAACCTCGTTGACCTTGCCAATGCGCTGATTGTTCCCGCGCTGTTCAGCATCGGGACGTTCATGATTATCGTATCCGGCGGGATCGACGTATCCTTCCCGGCGCTCGCAGCACTTGCGTCCTATATCGTGACGGTCGTGCTCAACGGAATGAACTACACGGGACCGATTATCGTCCCGTTCCTCTTTGCGGGTGCAATCGGACTCGCTTGCGGCGCGTTCAACGGCCTGTTCATCGCCAAGATGCGGCTGCCCGCACTGATTGCCACGCTGGGTACGCAGAGCGTATTCCGCGGGATTTTGCAGGGCGCACTCAATGCACAGCAGATTAATACACTCCCGCCCTCGATGAAGGAATTCGGGCAGAGCAGCCTGTTTGTCTCGCAGAACGCGGATGGCGTAACTTCCATGATGCCGACGGCGTTCCTGGCGCTTGTGGTCGTTGTAGTGATTGCATTTATCATCCTGCGCTACACGATGCTCGGGCGGGGTATCTATGCGATCGGCGGAGACGAAAGCTCCGCAAACCGCGCCGGCTTCAAAGTAGTAAAAACGAAATTCTTTGTATACTGTTTCGCGGGCGTTGTCGCCGGCATTACAGGGATTATCCGCGCATGCATGATGAATATGGTGCACCCGACGAATATGTTCGGTATGGAAATGACCGTTATCGCGGCGATCGTCCTCGGCGGCACGAGTATTACGGGCGGTACGGGAACGCTCACAGGCACAATCCTTGGCATTTTCCTTTTGACCATGGTGCAGAACAGCCTCATTATGCTCGGCGTACCGGCTTACTGGCAGGACTTCATGACGGGTCTTCTGATAATCATTGGTACGGCGGTATCCTCTGTGCAGATACTGCGCAGCCAAAAACAAAGAAAACCCAGCCTTTCAAAGGCCGGTTCGTAA
- a CDS encoding ABC transporter permease produces MKNNATFSMRIKNWYGHDKNFARLLIIFILVVVAFSIINPSKFLTVANFQSMVYQFPEFGLMSLGVMLTMLLGGIDLSVVGMANLTAITAASTLVAFVPEGASDGQTMMVIVFAVILGIVVGSAAGFLNGNLVSRLHIPPILATLGSQQLFTGIGLIITQGSSISRLPAMYAETGKTLVAGFIPLALFIFIGAVIVLSIMLNKTTFGTSLYMMGSNPVASKFSGLNNTAVTNKAYMLSGTLSAIAGLIMLVNYNSAKPDYGSAYTLQCILIVVLGGVNPNGGFGKVGGVALAILILQVLSSGLNLFPTISNFYRQLIWGGVLLAVLTLNYFTELREKKRISTSYKNDRTKEAAKA; encoded by the coding sequence ATGAAAAATAATGCAACATTTTCCATGCGAATCAAGAATTGGTATGGGCACGATAAAAATTTTGCACGACTGCTGATTATCTTTATATTGGTCGTCGTTGCGTTCAGCATTATCAATCCGTCGAAATTTCTGACGGTAGCCAATTTCCAATCCATGGTATACCAGTTTCCGGAATTTGGTCTCATGTCCCTCGGCGTTATGCTGACCATGCTTCTCGGCGGGATTGACCTGTCGGTAGTAGGTATGGCAAACCTGACGGCGATTACGGCGGCATCGACGCTTGTTGCGTTTGTACCGGAAGGGGCAAGCGATGGACAAACAATGATGGTCATTGTGTTTGCTGTGATCCTCGGGATCGTAGTGGGCAGCGCTGCGGGGTTCCTCAATGGCAACCTGGTCTCGCGGCTCCACATACCGCCGATTCTTGCTACGCTTGGCAGCCAGCAGCTTTTCACAGGCATAGGACTGATTATTACGCAGGGCAGTTCTATCAGCCGTCTGCCCGCAATGTATGCGGAGACAGGGAAGACACTGGTGGCGGGCTTTATCCCGCTGGCGCTGTTCATATTTATCGGCGCTGTCATTGTTCTGAGTATCATGCTCAATAAGACAACGTTCGGGACGAGCCTGTATATGATGGGTTCCAACCCTGTTGCCTCCAAGTTCAGCGGACTCAACAATACGGCGGTGACGAATAAAGCTTATATGCTTTCGGGAACGCTTTCCGCGATTGCCGGACTGATTATGCTGGTAAACTATAATTCGGCCAAGCCGGATTATGGCAGCGCCTATACCCTCCAGTGCATCCTGATCGTAGTGCTGGGCGGCGTAAATCCGAACGGAGGGTTCGGAAAGGTCGGCGGCGTTGCGCTCGCGATCCTGATTTTGCAGGTGCTCTCTTCGGGGCTGAATTTGTTCCCGACGATCAGTAATTTCTACCGCCAGCTTATCTGGGGCGGCGTGCTTCTTGCGGTGCTGACGCTGAACTACTTTACCGAACTCAGGGAGAAGAAGAGGATATCGACTTCCTACAAGAATGACAGGACAAAAGAAGCAGCAAAGGCGTAA
- a CDS encoding LacI family DNA-binding transcriptional regulator translates to MATTLKDIAKKLGISEATVSLALNNNSLVNEKTKKRVHEAAKELKYFPNMVAKGLATNKSNTIGIIVPDINIVFYANILRAIDEVVNRAGYSLLAAMSNNDPQIEEEIIRTFISKRIEGVLAVPTNKPTKFLTSYQKALREYNIPLVYITSLYTIDEIRYVMGDIREGTYMLIKHLTDLGHRNIVFIGGNRTVPTTSLRREGYSRALGEKGIPVFAENLIECEDIHYDQAALVTEELIGRRRDFTAICAMNDEMALGVINTLQKAGIRVPEDVSVVGYDNTIFSKLSMVGITSMDSDIEGTCQQAVDMLLQVVRGEIPEEPHIMTKPAMIKRQSSGPVKETEN, encoded by the coding sequence ATGGCGACGACACTCAAGGATATTGCAAAGAAACTCGGGATATCGGAAGCGACGGTTTCGCTTGCGCTGAATAATAATTCTCTGGTAAACGAGAAAACGAAAAAGCGCGTGCACGAGGCGGCCAAAGAACTCAAGTATTTTCCGAATATGGTTGCCAAGGGCCTTGCGACAAACAAAAGCAACACCATTGGCATCATCGTGCCGGATATCAACATTGTATTCTATGCCAATATCCTCCGGGCGATCGATGAGGTTGTGAACCGTGCGGGCTATAGCCTTCTTGCCGCCATGTCTAACAACGACCCGCAGATAGAGGAAGAGATTATCAGGACGTTTATCTCAAAGCGAATCGAAGGGGTTCTGGCAGTGCCCACGAACAAACCTACGAAATTCCTTACCTCGTACCAGAAAGCGCTTCGGGAATACAATATTCCCCTGGTGTATATTACGTCGCTGTATACGATCGATGAGATCAGGTATGTGATGGGGGATATCCGTGAAGGCACCTATATGCTGATAAAGCATTTGACAGACCTCGGTCACCGGAACATCGTGTTTATCGGCGGCAACAGGACGGTTCCTACAACCTCGCTGCGGCGGGAAGGATACAGCCGTGCGCTCGGGGAGAAGGGAATTCCGGTCTTTGCCGAAAATCTGATCGAATGCGAAGATATCCACTATGACCAGGCGGCGTTGGTTACGGAGGAGCTGATTGGCAGGAGGCGTGATTTCACGGCAATCTGCGCAATGAACGACGAGATGGCGCTCGGTGTAATCAACACCCTGCAAAAGGCGGGAATCCGTGTACCGGAGGATGTGTCGGTAGTGGGGTACGACAACACAATTTTTTCCAAACTATCTATGGTGGGGATTACTTCCATGGATTCCGATATCGAAGGGACCTGCCAGCAGGCAGTGGATATGCTGTTGCAGGTCGTCCGTGGAGAAATCCCGGAGGAACCGCATATCATGACAAAGCCGGCAATGATCAAAAGGCAGTCGAGCGGGCCTGTAAAAGAAACAGAAAATTAA
- a CDS encoding DUF4432 family protein — MKIRLSEAAFTDNKTLFADAGELKAYLFRYESGICAVKIENSKGYATVLPFNGQMVWDAVFCGRSLKMQTSFDQPRKRGIFRDTYGCYVMHCGALAMGCPSPEDDHGHHGELPYVTYDRAFLVSGEDEKGRYMGVTGEYEYNRAFGSHYMARPIAKVYEGSTLIDVGIEIENMAAHPMDLMYMCHVNNAPEPGAEIYQTLPWTPENMVVRVSIPQYNEPDPAFMELLGRVQKDVSVTRVIGEGDVYDPEIVLFLRGVRGDEKGKAHFLYIHKDGSADYTTYDAAVLNRGVRWMVNHDDWKSMGMVLPATAEPEGYLAEKKKGNVRILPGKETFHAEVTVGYLAPEEAQQVKDKIETVMK, encoded by the coding sequence ATGAAGATAAGATTAAGCGAAGCTGCATTTACAGACAACAAAACGCTGTTTGCGGATGCAGGAGAACTGAAGGCGTACCTTTTCCGCTATGAAAGCGGAATTTGCGCCGTCAAAATCGAAAACAGCAAAGGGTATGCCACGGTGCTCCCTTTCAACGGACAAATGGTATGGGATGCGGTCTTCTGCGGCCGCTCCCTCAAAATGCAAACAAGCTTCGACCAGCCGCGCAAGCGCGGGATTTTCCGCGACACCTACGGATGCTACGTGATGCACTGCGGCGCGCTGGCAATGGGTTGCCCTTCGCCGGAGGATGATCACGGGCACCATGGAGAACTTCCATACGTGACATACGATCGGGCGTTCCTTGTGAGTGGTGAGGACGAAAAAGGCCGATATATGGGCGTGACAGGGGAATATGAATACAACCGCGCATTTGGCAGCCATTATATGGCGCGGCCTATCGCGAAGGTTTATGAAGGCAGCACCCTTATCGATGTGGGAATTGAAATCGAGAATATGGCGGCGCATCCGATGGACCTGATGTATATGTGCCATGTCAACAACGCCCCGGAGCCGGGCGCGGAAATTTATCAGACGCTTCCATGGACTCCGGAAAATATGGTCGTCCGGGTAAGCATTCCGCAGTATAACGAACCGGATCCGGCATTTATGGAACTTTTGGGCCGGGTGCAGAAAGACGTATCTGTCACACGCGTAATTGGTGAAGGAGATGTATACGATCCGGAAATCGTACTTTTCCTGCGCGGCGTGCGGGGCGATGAAAAAGGCAAGGCGCATTTCCTTTACATCCACAAGGACGGCTCGGCGGATTACACAACGTATGATGCGGCAGTTTTAAACCGCGGCGTACGCTGGATGGTGAACCACGACGACTGGAAGTCCATGGGTATGGTGCTCCCGGCGACTGCGGAGCCGGAAGGCTATCTCGCGGAAAAGAAAAAAGGAAATGTGCGTATTCTGCCTGGAAAAGAAACGTTCCATGCGGAAGTCACGGTTGGCTATCTTGCCCCCGAAGAAGCGCAGCAGGTAAAGGACAAGATCGAAACGGTCATGAAATAA
- a CDS encoding LacI family DNA-binding transcriptional regulator, protein MMKDRAKKKITIHDVAREANVSISTVSHVLNGTAKISDATRQRVIEVVQRFNYVPNGYGLRGRDKNSKVVGVMVADIKNEFYARCVQSIMNVALQENYTTMICEMAFNYKKECMGVDALLDKGVDGIIFIGGSMDGNIIRKANKSVPVILCDRKIAGSSLPSVTTDNVSAMRNLISLLKEWGYTKIGLLSETLEMDNLKDRCLGFKAGMEENGLKQYKEFMLFHPDLKLDKATAANCFLREHLERHGTRKLPEVFVTTSDLIAAGAISALRKYGIRIPGDIGITGFDDISLAANLDPPLTTIAQNMEEMGLYCFRNILNLINGTAIGVPHSVIDAQIVIRKSVIDRRMPAWNKMKKSC, encoded by the coding sequence ATGATGAAAGACAGGGCAAAGAAAAAAATAACGATCCATGACGTGGCAAGGGAAGCGAACGTGTCGATTTCAACCGTATCGCATGTGCTGAATGGTACGGCGAAAATCTCGGATGCGACCCGGCAGCGTGTAATCGAGGTGGTACAGCGGTTCAATTATGTGCCCAACGGCTATGGACTGAGAGGCCGGGATAAGAATTCAAAAGTCGTGGGCGTCATGGTTGCGGATATCAAAAACGAATTTTATGCGCGGTGCGTCCAGTCTATCATGAATGTGGCCCTTCAGGAAAACTATACGACGATGATCTGCGAAATGGCATTCAATTATAAAAAAGAATGCATGGGCGTGGACGCGCTCCTTGATAAAGGTGTGGACGGTATCATATTTATTGGCGGATCGATGGATGGAAATATCATCCGCAAGGCGAATAAATCCGTTCCCGTAATATTATGTGACCGGAAGATAGCGGGATCGTCGCTGCCTTCGGTGACAACAGACAATGTGAGCGCGATGCGCAACCTGATCTCCCTTTTGAAGGAGTGGGGCTATACGAAGATAGGATTGCTGTCCGAAACGCTGGAAATGGACAACCTCAAAGACCGCTGTCTCGGGTTTAAAGCGGGAATGGAAGAAAACGGATTGAAACAGTATAAGGAATTTATGCTGTTCCATCCCGATCTGAAACTTGACAAGGCAACGGCAGCCAATTGCTTTTTGCGGGAACATCTAGAACGGCATGGCACGAGGAAGCTGCCGGAGGTCTTTGTAACGACGAGCGACCTCATTGCGGCCGGGGCGATCTCCGCATTGAGAAAATACGGGATACGCATTCCGGGCGATATCGGGATCACCGGGTTTGACGATATTTCCCTTGCGGCCAATCTCGATCCCCCTCTTACTACGATTGCGCAGAATATGGAGGAAATGGGCCTGTATTGCTTCCGGAATATCCTGAACCTGATTAATGGGACGGCGATCGGGGTGCCGCACAGCGTGATCGACGCGCAGATTGTAATTCGCAAATCAGTGATTGACCGGCGTATGCCGGCTTGGAACAAAATGAAAAAGAGCTGCTAG
- a CDS encoding glutamine amidotransferase, whose protein sequence is MNVLLVGESWTVHETHMKGFDIFNVCRHEEHCGDMLADVLRREGFDVDFIPSHEAQAGFPGTVGKLNEYDAVILSDIGSNTLLLSPDTFYRGQRSPNKLQALADYAEQGGGVAMIGGYLSFAGIDNKARYAMTPLAKALPVEILNYDDRVECPEGIVPRVTDASHPIFRGIGKDWPFFLGYNKIKVKDGAKELAVIGEDTFIAVMEYGKGRTLAFASDCAPHWGPKEFMDWESYRPLFGNMVRWLCGK, encoded by the coding sequence ATGAACGTACTTTTGGTCGGCGAATCATGGACTGTCCATGAGACGCATATGAAAGGATTTGACATCTTCAACGTGTGCCGGCACGAGGAACATTGCGGGGATATGCTGGCGGATGTGCTGAGGCGGGAAGGCTTTGACGTTGACTTTATACCCAGCCACGAGGCGCAGGCGGGTTTCCCCGGTACGGTAGGAAAGCTCAATGAATACGACGCGGTTATCCTGAGCGATATCGGCAGTAACACCCTGCTTCTTTCGCCGGATACGTTTTACCGTGGACAGCGCAGCCCCAATAAACTGCAGGCGCTGGCAGACTATGCGGAACAGGGCGGAGGCGTCGCGATGATCGGTGGGTATCTCAGTTTTGCGGGCATAGATAACAAGGCGCGCTACGCAATGACTCCGCTCGCAAAAGCACTGCCTGTTGAAATATTGAATTATGACGACCGTGTGGAGTGCCCCGAAGGAATTGTGCCCCGGGTCACAGATGCCTCGCATCCGATCTTCAGGGGTATTGGGAAAGACTGGCCATTTTTCCTCGGATACAACAAAATCAAGGTGAAGGACGGGGCAAAGGAACTCGCAGTAATTGGCGAGGATACGTTTATTGCGGTTATGGAGTACGGGAAGGGGCGTACGCTCGCTTTTGCGTCGGATTGCGCGCCGCATTGGGGCCCGAAAGAATTCATGGACTGGGAAAGCTATCGTCCGTTGTTTGGAAATATGGTACGGTGGCTGTGTGGGAAGTAA
- a CDS encoding sugar phosphate isomerase/epimerase family protein, which yields MFQPKYSIILANVGMCADRYMSGGYSDPCTIDEMFRRVASVDGVSGVELVSDWNITAKNVDQVRRNLEEYGLKLVSIIPDHFGEMKWGKGAFTSKDPAIRKQAVEDTKELMDISAELGGNLISLWPGQDGYDYYFQGDYIREHEWFAEGVQECCDYRKDVNISIEYKIKEPRNFSYPSTMAVILLMLEKLGRENSGVTIDYGHAHVAGENVAESVALAKEYGNRLLHVHMNDNYGFWDDDMIAGSIHTIPFIEFFYWLKRTGYDGYISTDQYPYREDGRDAVNETVRWMDIFAGLANRIDEKELEEIYATGNACEVSAMLRDLMFGK from the coding sequence ATGTTTCAACCAAAATACAGTATTATCCTTGCAAATGTGGGCATGTGTGCAGACCGCTATATGAGCGGCGGGTATTCTGATCCCTGCACGATTGACGAAATGTTCCGGCGCGTCGCTTCCGTGGACGGCGTCAGCGGGGTGGAGCTTGTAAGCGATTGGAATATTACGGCTAAAAATGTGGATCAGGTTCGGAGAAACCTTGAAGAATACGGGCTTAAACTTGTATCGATTATTCCCGACCATTTCGGGGAAATGAAATGGGGCAAGGGGGCGTTTACCTCCAAGGATCCTGCAATTCGTAAACAGGCGGTGGAAGATACCAAAGAATTAATGGATATTTCCGCAGAACTGGGCGGGAATCTGATTAGTCTGTGGCCGGGGCAGGACGGCTATGATTATTATTTCCAGGGCGACTATATCCGCGAGCATGAATGGTTTGCGGAAGGCGTGCAGGAATGCTGCGATTATCGTAAGGACGTCAATATTTCGATAGAATATAAGATTAAAGAGCCGCGCAATTTCTCCTATCCTTCGACGATGGCGGTGATTCTGCTGATGCTTGAAAAGCTGGGCAGGGAAAACAGCGGTGTAACGATCGATTACGGACATGCGCACGTAGCGGGCGAAAACGTGGCGGAATCCGTTGCGCTTGCCAAAGAATACGGCAACAGGCTGCTGCACGTCCACATGAATGACAATTACGGTTTCTGGGACGACGATATGATCGCGGGATCAATTCATACGATTCCTTTTATCGAGTTCTTTTATTGGCTGAAGAGAACCGGATATGACGGATACATTTCAACCGACCAGTATCCTTACCGCGAAGACGGCAGGGATGCGGTCAATGAAACGGTGCGGTGGATGGATATTTTTGCCGGACTTGCAAACCGCATCGATGAAAAAGAACTGGAAGAGATCTATGCGACAGGAAATGCGTGTGAAGTGAGCGCAATGCTGAGAGATTTAATGTTTGGGAAATAA